GATATAATATCATACAATGGATAATATTGCAGCTCCTGGTATGACAACCCTTGTTTATGGATTTGAAACACAACTAATCACAATATGTTGCTTGTTGGTTTCAGGCTCTAGACTTGAAACCGAACTATGTCCGTGCATGGGCTAATATGGGAATCAGCTATGCCAACCAGGTAATTCTTCTCTTGTAGAATGCTATCATTTGATTATGTTATCGGCTGTGTCATCACATTCTTTAATAACACCTTGTGATGCAAAATAAGAGGCCATATTTTGACTTTGCTTACCTTGGTTTCTCAATACTACTACACTAACATGCAaccatggtggaacttctattTTTGTTATTTATGTGAACGGTTGTAACCTTTGTATTGCAACGGTTATCTAGACAACCTAGTAAGCAAAGTTTCTTCTATGTTGCTGATGCAGGGTTTGTACGAAGATTCTATTCGATACTATGTAAGAGCAGTTGCGATGAATCCGAAAGCTGACAATGCCTGGCAGTACTTGAGGATTTCTCTCAGGTATGTCCTGTATGCTCGCTGTTCGTACATGTGAACCTCGATGCTGGTTTTACCAACTAATCACATGTTGTTCCATTTTAAACCAGCAATGCGTCACGAGCTGACATGATTGCTGCATGTGATGCCCGCAACCTCGATGCTCTTCAGAAAGAGTTTCCTCTCTGAGTCCCGGTCCTGAACATCAGCTGTTGAGCAGATCCTCATCCAGCAAGGAAGCCGCAAATTAGCAAGGCGCATGCTATCATTGGCTGCACTCATGGAAATGGAATTCGGAATCCAGGAGCCTTTTGTTCTTCTGATTCTTGTTTGATGTATGCTGATTCTTCTATTTAACAAGCTTGGAGTGTACAGTGGGGAACAGCACCCGATTGTAGATGTGAAATACCATGGCAAAAGGCAATGGTGGCAACGGGGAGAACATTTGTAGTTACACACGGGTGGCACAGCAGGAATAAAAGAATGatttgaataaaaaaatatttatttcgaGGATGATACCCTCTGCTTGTTCAATGGAAATGCCGCGTGGAGCCTCTAGTGATTCTGATGTATGTGGTCAACTGCACGGAAAGCGTAAGAGAGGCCCAGATTTAGACCCACCTCGTACATCTTACCATTCGGATCATTAACACAGTACAGGACAGTAGCAGCGGTCTGACCATTCTGACCCAAGCTAACGTCCGTATAATCTTACCAAAATGGTAATTTTCCCGGCCGTTTTGCAAAAAAGTCCTCGGACTTTGTAGAAATCAATCTGCAGTCCAACCTCCTCtctcaaaattttttgcaaaaaaactcTCAACTTTttctgaaatcaacccgcagtccaacgtCCTCTCTCagttctttttgcaaaaaaaaacatcgaAATTTTCAGAAATACAACCCGCCATCTAAGCCTTCTTGGGCTGGCTTGCCACTCACTCCGTGGGCCTCAGTGGGCCGAATTCGGCCCAAAGCTGGTTTGCCTTATCTATTATTCTTTTTCAATTACGAATAAATTTACTCAAACTTTGAAATTGCGCAGcaaatcacagaaaatcataaaaatagaaaatgaaaTTGTTTCGGAATGCTCATGAATATATCTATGCGTTGGATTCATATAGAGTAtgttttactataattttttttaactgTACACTTTTGCCTATATTTCTAATGGGCAAATATGAAAGCTTAATACTAACTCCGCTTTCCCACCTTAACACATATTTACCACCATTCTTCAACCACAACAAACATAGCCATTAAACATAATACATATATCTCAAAGCGAAAAAAATAGTACTTATATAATAAAAGCAAGACAATTTATCCCTCAAAATATATAGAGAACAAAAAAAACACAGTTGACATATATAATCACCGGTAAATGATAATTTCCAATTAAAACAAACAAATACCACTAATATACTACATAAAGAATAATTCAGATAACATTAATCGTGTTCATATACCTAATTACAAAGGGAAAACATTTTTATGGTACACAAAGCAATAGCTCAAACAATGATTACAAGTATGCAAAATTTATCTTTGGCTGAACTAACCATCAACTTCAGTAATACAACGGGCATGTCCATTGCGCCACGCCTACGACAAATATGGTCCATTCGATTCTGATCAAACGGCTGGACAAAAACTAGCGCATAGGTTAGTTTCCCAAAGCTTCTTGAACTCACGCAGTGCTACTCCAGCAAGATAGCTAGGGACGCTTACCCTTCTACATCTCTAGGAACTTGACCCTGTGATCAGGCCAAAATAGAATACAAGACGAGCCACATCGCCAGCCGGCCGGAACACGAGATCTTCCTTTGGTCAGGGATTATATCTCTAGACTTTTCTAGATCCCATCCCAAATCGATCCATCATGCAATTCCATAAATCTCACAAACTCTTTGCCTTCTGCAAGATCGCAACTCTATCACAGCTTCCCATCTGTCTTGAACTTACATAGAAATTCCTTCCCCATTAGAAAGCTCGATCTAATCTGCAACAAAAGTGAAATAGTACTATGATGCTTAATGTTTTCCCACCTTATAACACtggctcacctcaccggagggCGCGGCAAAGCCGCGCCAGGTTTCTAGTTCCATCGAAATTTCTAGTCTCATTCACGGGCGAAAAAATCATGGAGCGAAATTGCAGCAAATTTTTCGTATTCAAAACAACAGAATCATCGTACATAATGCTCAAAATTCTTAGTACAGTACTAAGGGCACATGTGTCAAGCAACAGCAACCGTACACCAGAATATTCACCGCCTGAACGCATTGCCCTCAGCGTCACGGCCACCTTGCGAGTAAAAAGCACGGCGCCTGATGCTCTCTTCAATTGTGGCGCTGCCACCCTTGTCTGTTCCAAATATGCTCTTCTTTTCATCTTCCAAGAAGTTCTTTCCTTTGAACTGGTTTACGTTCACAGTTGCTGCCTCTTTGGCATCGTCATCTGCAGCTTTTTTCAACCTCTTCCATCTCTGCTCCTCGTGGACCTCAGCATCAGACTGCATCTGACGCAAACGAGCTAACCTCTCCTCTTCCGACATATGGTGAACACCACCTCGTCGACGGTTGAACGAAGGACCATTGTTTCTGCCATGTTCACTTTCTTGCCTGGTCTGCTCACCTGAGCCTTGTTCACCACGGGAACGGTGTTCAGAAGCGGAATTTCCAGTTTTGTGGCCATCCTCCACTCTTTTGGACCTAGAGTCTAGACCGTCATGCTTTGAGTATGCATGATGGCGGTCTGGTGACGATTGCCGTCTCCCCTTCCTATCATCAGCATTCAAGTGATCATATCGGGGACGGTCATCATGCTGTCTTCCCCTTCCTTCCTCATCATCCTGCCGTCTTCCCTTTCGTTCCTCATCACCCAGCCATCTTCTCCTTGGTTCCTCATCCTCCTGCCATCTTCTCCTTGGTTCCAAATCTTCCTGCCGTCTTCTCGGTTCATCGTCACCCTGCCGCCTTCTCCTAGGTTCATTGTCATCATGCCGTCTTCTCCTCGGTTCATCAACATCATGCCGTCTTCTCCTAGGCTCATCGTCTTCTGACAAATCCTGTCTTCTCCGGGGTTCATCATTGTCTGAATCTGATGAATCATGTCTGCGGCGTTTCTTCTCATGCCTGaaccttttctcttctttcttaTGGTCAGGGGAAGAATGAACTCTCTTCCTTCTCTCATCCTTTCCACCACTTATTTCATATGAATCTGAATTCTCGTCTGAGTGATGCCTCTTACTCTTTGACTTATGGTGGTGATGCTTCTTGtgctttttcttctctttcttctcttctttttgctttttctCAACTTCAACCTACACATAAGAGTAAGAATTCGTCAGTGTCTCAGGGAGCATGTTCAAGGGAAAATGCTTGAGAATGGATATTGAGCTTTCCAAAAGGACATTTCCTAAAACCAAATTCAGCCCAAGCACAAAACACTGTTTGGATAATAAAAAACttaattttcaaaaaatcagaaaattcGTGCTTTTTACCAAAAGCAATTATTtgcattttttacaaaattggTTTTGGATATCCACCTATTCAACAACTAGCATTTTCTACTGTtgcattaaacaaattaaatatcaTTCAAGATGTTACTACAGTTATTTTCTGAAAACTTGTTTATAACATTGTCATCTCAAACGAACAATTTGAAACCATATCAATATTTTTACCACTTGTTGATAAATTTGAATATAGTTAAGCTACTCAGAACCCAGATTAAGAAAGTAAAGCAGAACTTACAGATTTCTTTATCTCAGCCATCTTGATTGGATTGTTTTTAATCCTTGCAATTGCATCCTGCTCCCGCTGCCTTATTAGGAGTAGAGGATCGGAGTGGAGTTTTCTCCATGTATCATTTGCAGATTGAGGCTTATCCTCAAATAAAGCTCCTGGTGCAGCTGCCTGAGTCaagcaaatgaaaaaaaaataatgttCTTAAAATCAGTTTTTCCCTTTATATGATTTTCGTAAATAAGACATCAGTAGAAGTACAACTCCAAGGTAAATATGAAGTTTAAACAAGAAACTGAGCGAAAAACTTCAAACCATGTTTCACAACACAAAGAACTGCTGTTAGGATGCAAGTTTAGTGTGTGCAATTCAGTTTTCTGTTCAAAGACTACTAGGAGACCACTTCTGTGCTGTACCTCTACCACTTAATTCTGTAGATATGATTTTTAAAAGAAGCGATATATGCAAGGAAACCACTACTAGGGACTGCATATATGAAAAGATCAACATATTCTGTGATATGTTCTAAAGAGTAAAGAATgctgatgcaaaataaaattgtTTTGAGTGGCTACAACCGTGAATGCATCATATcatgatactccctccattcactttCATAGCTATATTTCCCCTTAACCCAATGACCAAGAAAATAACCTTACTTCCTTAAAAAAAACCTTATTATCATATAATAAATGCAACACAAACTTTTTTGTTGCtcctccaatgttttaactAGGAACTCCTCGTTagtagtgctatttattgccatagcccatgccaatagcaaatatagctatcatttatgaacatttgaatttttgaaatatttgaaatatagctatcaaaagtgaatggaAGGAGTATAAGGTAACACTATTCTACCATGACAACCTCCCAACATCAATAATCCATGCATCACTATAATTTATCTTGGCATTTCTTACTTAATAGCCAAACATCAAACCTGCCACTGCATCAGCAATACccagaacttttttttttatcgATTCTCAGCTTTGAATTACACTCAACCATTAACACTTCGGCTGATCAGCATTTACTTAAAGGAACTACAATCAGAGAGGAGGTAAGAGTTACAGGCAAGCGTAAGTACCTTGGAAGAATCAGCCGCACTCACTTGCgcagaagaagaggatgcagcagcagcgcccggTGCAGATTGCTGCAGCGCCTGGAACCCTTCGGAGCTCTTGCCGACGGCCAACCCCGACTCGTACAGGAAGTCCAATCTCTCCTGCGCCCTGTAGCAATCATCACAGCGCGATTATAACACCGGGCGAAGCCAGAAACACCGGAAATGGCACCGCCCAACCCCCCAGACACTCAATCGAAGCGAACCCTAGCCGGACGATTACCCGCTCAGATCCAATCGAGCGAAgcggaaaaaaagagagagagagagagggacgagacACTTACGGCCTGAGGCCGGCGCGCTCCTGCATGGCCCGGAACTCGGCCTTCTCCTTCTCGGCGGCGACCTGCTTCTTGAGCTCCTCCGTCTTGCGcttctccgcctcctccgcctgctCCGCCTTCCATACCCGCTCGATGTTGCGGAGGGACCCCGTgtgccaccccttcttgttcaGGAACTTGAGCGCCATGGCTGAAGCCTGCCTCCCGCCCTcgtaaaccctaaccctagcggcGGCCTAGCCcggtcttcctcttcttcctcgcgagTCGCGTCCGCTGCGAGACGGGGGGCGGACGACGCGAGAGAGAAGGTGAGATCGGGAGGtagccgccgcctcggccacgAGTTGTCTTTGGTGGTAGGCCTGGCCACGAAAAACCGAGAACCGAGGACGGAACCGAAAAAACCGCGGACAAGAGCCGAACTGAACCGAGACCGAGAATTTCGGTTTTCCAAGTTCTCAAGAACCGAAATAGATCGGTTAATTCGGTTTCTGAGCTCGGTTAACCGAACTAACCGAAGCCCAACAGCAGCCCAAAGCGTACAAAGACACATCTTGAACTCTAGCTGACCCCCTCCCGGCCTCCCCCAACAGCACACCCGCCGCCTCCACTCCCCAATCCCGCCGCCTCCACACAGCGCGCACACATGCCACCTCCACCCCCCCCCGACCACGACCGCGGCGCAGCGTCTCCGACGATCCAACCCCCCGCCCAGCCGCCGGCGCGACGGCGAATCGACGGCGCGTGGCTGCGGGAGGGCGCGGCGCCCGGGCCCTGCGGCCTCCGCCTGACCGCCTCCAGCCTCTCTCCTCCCACGGCTAGCCTGGAGTCCAACGCCGCCGCTGGCTACCCGTGGCCGGGCCTGAGGCATGCGCCGCCGGctagctcctcctccctctccgacTCCGCCTCGCGTCGCCCTCCAAGCACGACCGCAGCTAGCACAGGGCCCCCGCGGTGGATCCCCCCATGGCGCCTCCACCTCCAGCCGGCACAGGAGCCtccgccgcctgctcctcctccctctccgactccgcctcgcgccgccctcCAAGCACGACCGCAGCTGGCATAGGCCCCCCCCGTAGTGGATCCCCCATGGCGCCTCCACCTCCAGCCggctgctccttctccatctccggccccgccgcgcgccaagCCCGACCTCCATGGCTCCACCTAATCTAGCTCTGCACTGAGTTTGCAATAGTTCGGTTCCCTCGGTTAGAAtcggaaccgaaccgaactaaCCGAAACCAAAATTGATCGGTTCTCGATTTTGAAAAGAATCGATCGGTTCTCATTTTGTAGGAACCGAAATTCTCTAgaaaccgaagaaccgaaccgatcggtaaCCGAATGCCCAGGCCGATTTGGTGGGCCCGGTCCACCACTTCAGCCGCGGCGACTTAACGTACTCTTTCCGGCggctttttaatttttatatttttcaaaaaatgttttttacaaaaatatatttttggtttcataatttacagttttatatccttaccgcccggctgcgggatggccggccccctgccgcctcccgtcgggcggtagggacctatatgtaattaaaatttaatttttcttaCCGGGAGGTCCCTGGTGGGAGGAGACCGCCCGGTGGCTGGACGGCAGGCACCGGCCGCCCTCTGGCTGGGCGGCAGCCCCCCAATGCATAAAGGAATAGTTGTTTTGTTTGCCTGCATCGGGAGACTGATTGACAGTGGCAATGCATCGGAAGACTGATTGTGTAGTTAGTggaggaaataaaataaagaacgGGAACGATAATAATAATCTATCCtggatttgaattttgaaactaCACTACACTACACTACTTACCTCCCCCCACGCGATCTTTGTTTCATCAAAGCCTGATCTCTCCTGTTTCCCTATTAGCCCCTTGTTTAGTTCCCGGCGTTTAGATTTTAAAATAGAatcttttcatatttgaagtattaaatatagactaattataaaactaattacagaactcgtctgtaaacttcgagatgaatttattaagactaattaattcgtcattagcacatggtcactgtagcagttactgtaacaatttagtgtctaatcatgatctaattaggatcattagattcgtctcgtaatttacaagcaaactatacaattagttttttatttcgtctagatttaatactccatgcatataagatttccgttcgatgtgatagatttggaatttggaattttgaaactAAAGAAGGGGTAGGTTTGGCTTGTCCTCTTGTAGTAGCGCATGGTTGTTCGTGACGTCTTCGTGGAGTGGAGGTTGAGACAAAGCATCGGCGTATGGCGTGTGCAGGCACAGACAATCTGGTCCTGTCCTCGGTATGCTGCACTGCCACTGCC
The Panicum virgatum strain AP13 chromosome 6N, P.virgatum_v5, whole genome shotgun sequence genome window above contains:
- the LOC120678782 gene encoding pre-mRNA-splicing factor cwc25-like, producing the protein MALKFLNKKGWHTGSLRNIERVWKAEQAEEAEKRKTEELKKQVAAEKEKAEFRAMQERAGLRPAQERLDFLYESGLAVGKSSEGFQALQQSAPGAAAASSSSAQVSAADSSKAAAPGALFEDKPQSANDTWRKLHSDPLLLIRQREQDAIARIKNNPIKMAEIKKSVEVEKKQKEEKKEKKKHKKHHHHKSKSKRHHSDENSDSYEISGGKDERRKRVHSSPDHKKEEKRFRHEKKRRRHDSSDSDNDEPRRRQDLSEDDEPRRRRHDVDEPRRRRHDDNEPRRRRQGDDEPRRRQEDLEPRRRWQEDEEPRRRWLGDEERKGRRQDDEEGRGRQHDDRPRYDHLNADDRKGRRQSSPDRHHAYSKHDGLDSRSKRVEDGHKTGNSASEHRSRGEQGSGEQTRQESEHGRNNGPSFNRRRGGVHHMSEEERLARLRQMQSDAEVHEEQRWKRLKKAADDDAKEAATVNVNQFKGKNFLEDEKKSIFGTDKGGSATIEESIRRRAFYSQGGRDAEGNAFRR